From a region of the Lactuca sativa cultivar Salinas chromosome 4, Lsat_Salinas_v11, whole genome shotgun sequence genome:
- the LOC128133499 gene encoding 50S ribosomal protein L2, chloroplastic-like, with protein MSPTLPIICGSINISPSTSRKSYALEEACTVWEGVLIDKKEESTSTDMPLGTAIHNIEITLGKGGQLARAAGAVAKLIAKEGKSATLKLPSGEVRLISKNCSATVGQVGNVGVNQKSLGRAGSKRWLGKRPVVRGVVMNPVDHPHGGGEGRAPIGRKQPTTPWGYPALGKRSRKRNKYSDNLILRRRSK; from the exons ATGTCTCCTACGTTACCCATAATATGTGGAAGTATCAAC ATATCACCATCTACATCCAGAAAGTCGTATGCTTTGGAAGAAGCTTGTACAGTTTGGGAAGGGGTTTTGATTGATAAAAAAGAAGAATCTACTTCAACCGATATGCCCTTAGGCACGGCCATACATaacatagaaatcacacttggaaagGGTGGACAATTAGCTAGAGCAGCGGGTGCTGTAGCGAAACTGATTGCAAAAGAAGGGAAATCGGCCACATTAAAATTACCTTCTGGGGAGGTCCGTTTGATATCCAAAAACTGCTCAGCAACAGTCGGACAAGTGGGGAATGTTGGGGTGAACCAGAAAAGTTTGGGTAGAGCCGGATCTAAGCGTTGGCTAGGTAAGCGCCCTGTAGTAAGAGGAGTAGTTATGAACCCTGTAGACCATCCACATGGGGGTGGTGAAGGGAGGGCCCCAATTGGTAGAAAACAACCCACAACCCCTTGGGGTTATCCTGCACTTGGAAAAAGAAGTAGAAAAAGGAATAAATATAGTGATAATTTGATTCTTCGTCGCCGTAGTAAATAG
- the LOC128133256 gene encoding 30S ribosomal protein S3, chloroplastic-like, with the protein MGQKINPIGFRLGTTQGHHSLWFAQPKNYSEGLQEDKKIRTYIQNYVQKNMKTSSGVEGIAHIEIQKRIDLIQIIIYMGFPKILIESRPRGIEELQMNLQKEFHSVNRKLNIAITRIEKPYGNPNILAEFIAGQLKNRVSFRKAMKKAIELTEQADTKGIQVQIAGRIDGKEIARVEWIREGRVPLQTIRAKIDYCCYTVRTIYGVLGIKIWIFIDGE; encoded by the coding sequence ATGGGACAAAAAATAAATCCAATTGGTTTCAGACTTGGTACAACCCAAGGTCATCATTCCCTTTGGTTCGCACAACCAAAAAATTATTCTGAGGGTCTGCAAGAAGATAAAAAAATAAGAACTTATATCCAGAATTATGtacaaaaaaatatgaaaacatCTTCTGGCGTCGAGGGAATTGCACATATAGAGATTCAAAAAAGAATCGACCTGATCCAAATCATAATCTATATGGGATTTCCAAAAATCTTAATTGAAAGTCGACCCCGAGGAATCGAAGAATTACAGATGAATTTACAAAAAGAATTTCATTCTGTAAATAGAAAACTTAACATTGCTATCACACGAATTGAAAAGCCTTacggaaaccctaatattcttgCAGAATTTATAGCGGGCCAATTAAAAAATAGAGTTTCTTTTCGCAAAGCAATGAAAAAGGCTATAGAATTAACTGAACAAGCAGATACAAAAGGAATTCAAGTGCAAATTGCAGGACGTATCGACGGAAAAGAAATTGCGCGTGTTGAATGGATCAGAGAGGGGAGGGTTCCACTACAAACCATTCGAGCTAAAATTGATTATTGTTGCTATACAGTTCGAACGATCTATGGGGTATTAGGCATCAAAATTTGGATATTTATAGACGGGGAATAA
- the LOC128133500 gene encoding 50S ribosomal protein L16, chloroplastic-like, with protein MKGISYRGNAICFGKYALQALEPAWITSRQIEAGRRAMTRNARRGGKIWVRIFPDKPITVRPAETRMGSGKGSPKYWVAVVKPGRILYEMGGVTENIARRAISIAASKMPIRAQFIISG; from the coding sequence ATGAAGGGAATATCTTATCGAGGTAATGCTATTTGTTTTGGTAAATATGCTCTTCAGGCACTTGAACCCGCTTGGATCACCTCTAGACAAATAGAAGCAGGTCGACGAGCAATGACACGAAATGCACGTCGCGGTGGAAAAATATGGGTCCGTATATTTCCAGATAAACCAATTACAGTAAGACCCGCAGAAACACGTATGGGTTCAGGTAAAGGCTCTCCCAAATATTGGGTAGCTGTTGTTAAACCAGGTCGAATACTTTATGAAATGGGTGGAGTAACAGAAAATATAGCCAGAAGGGCTATTTCAATAGCAGCGTCCAAAATGCCTATACGAGCTCAATTCATCATTTCGGGATAA
- the LOC128133258 gene encoding 50S ribosomal protein L14, chloroplastic-like produces the protein MIQPQTHLNVADNSGARELMCIRIIGASNRRYAHIGDVIVAVIKDAVPNMPLERSERAVIVRTCKELKRDNGMIIRYDDNAAIVIDQEGNPKGTRVFGAIARELRQFNFTKIVSLAPEVL, from the coding sequence ATGATTCAACCTCAGACCCATTTGAATGTAGCAGATAACAGCGGGGCTCGAGAATTGATGTGTATTCGAATCATAGGAGCTAGCAATCGCCGATATGCTCATATTGGTGACGTTATTGTTGCTGTGATCAAAGACGCAGTTCCAAACATGCCTCTAGAAAGATCAGAAAGAGCTGTAATTGTCCGTACTTGTAAAGAACTTAAACGTGACAACGGTATGATAATACGATATGATGACAATGCCGCAATTGTGATTGATCAAGAAGGAAATCCAAAAGGAACGCGAGTTTTTGGTGCGATTGCCCGAGAATTGAGACAGTTCAATTTTACTAAAATAGTTTCATTAGCCCCTGAGGTATTATAG